From one Bacteroides intestinalis DSM 17393 genomic stretch:
- a CDS encoding putative resistance-associated DNA invertase: MASIKLKFRTSSVQEKEGRLYYQVIHNRVARQIHTEYRIYSSEWDADHSNIILPTSVTPQRQAYLLSLKDTLDADRKKLLLVIARLDKEGQSYTADTVVDNFHEGKELHGIIGYTLELNEKLRRIGKKRMVARYKTTLNSLQRYLKGGDVPLEEVDGTTIQGYEQWLKDSGLCRNTTSFYIRNLRTIYNHAVDDGLVISSSPFKHVYTGIDKTVKRALPLEIIKQLKELDLSLNPRLELARDMFLFSFYTRGMSFIDMAQLTPSNLHGSTLIYRRQKTSQQLHIKWEPAMQEIVAKYKTDDSPYLLPIAKGEGAIFWRQYKNAYSRITKQLKKIGEMIGLSVPLTTYVARHSWASIAKSKNVPVSTISEALGHDSEKTTQIYLSSLDTSVVDNANNLIINSL; encoded by the coding sequence ATGGCATCCATCAAATTAAAGTTCAGAACATCATCTGTTCAAGAGAAAGAGGGTCGCCTGTATTATCAGGTGATACACAATCGTGTGGCACGTCAGATCCATACAGAGTACAGAATCTATTCCTCAGAGTGGGATGCGGACCATTCAAACATCATTTTGCCAACTTCCGTCACTCCACAACGTCAAGCCTATCTTCTTTCCTTGAAAGATACATTGGATGCTGACAGGAAGAAACTGCTGTTGGTCATTGCACGGTTGGACAAGGAAGGGCAGTCATATACAGCAGACACCGTCGTTGACAACTTCCATGAGGGAAAAGAATTACATGGCATTATCGGCTATACGCTGGAGTTGAACGAAAAACTGAGACGCATCGGCAAGAAGCGGATGGTAGCAAGGTACAAAACCACCCTCAACAGCCTCCAGCGTTACCTGAAAGGAGGCGATGTGCCATTGGAGGAAGTCGATGGGACAACGATACAAGGCTATGAACAGTGGCTGAAAGACAGCGGACTGTGCCGCAACACCACCTCTTTCTACATCCGCAACCTGCGCACCATCTACAATCATGCCGTAGATGACGGACTGGTCATCTCTTCCTCACCGTTCAAGCATGTATATACCGGCATCGACAAGACCGTCAAGCGGGCACTCCCCTTGGAAATCATCAAGCAACTGAAAGAGCTGGACTTGAGTCTGAACCCCCGTTTGGAGCTTGCAAGGGATATGTTCCTGTTCAGTTTCTATACCCGTGGGATGTCGTTCATCGATATGGCACAACTTACACCAAGCAATCTGCATGGCAGTACGCTCATTTACCGCCGTCAGAAGACCTCACAACAGTTGCACATCAAATGGGAACCTGCCATGCAGGAGATAGTGGCGAAGTACAAAACAGATGATTCTCCCTACCTGCTCCCTATAGCAAAAGGAGAGGGAGCCATATTCTGGAGACAGTACAAGAATGCCTATAGCCGTATCACCAAGCAGTTGAAGAAAATCGGAGAAATGATAGGCCTGTCCGTACCCCTGACCACCTACGTAGCCCGCCACTCCTGGGCAAGCATAGCCAAGAGCAAGAACGTGCCCGTATCTACTATCAGCGAGGCATTGGGGCATGACTCCGAGAAAACCACACAGATATACCTCTCCTCATTGGACACCTCTGTCGTTGACAACGCCAACAATCTCATCATCAATTCTCTTTAG
- a CDS encoding DUF3872 domain-containing protein — protein MKKLFSYMMVCGAMMTAVLGFTSCEDDLDVQQAYPFMVETMPVPKRLVQGETAEIRCEIVREGYFSDTRYTIRYFQPDGEGTLRMDDGMVLLPNDRYPLDRDVFRLYYTSECEDQQTIDVYFEDNHDQLYQLTFTFNNEVKEEEDTTEGNTITPIGTIVSPININP, from the coding sequence ATGAAAAAGTTATTTTCCTATATGATGGTTTGTGGTGCCATGATGACCGCTGTATTGGGTTTCACATCTTGCGAGGATGACCTCGATGTTCAGCAAGCCTATCCTTTTATGGTTGAGACAATGCCTGTACCCAAGCGATTGGTACAGGGCGAGACAGCAGAGATACGCTGTGAGATTGTTCGTGAAGGGTATTTCTCCGATACACGCTACACAATCCGTTATTTCCAGCCCGATGGCGAGGGAACATTGAGAATGGATGATGGTATGGTGCTGTTGCCGAATGACCGCTATCCGCTTGACAGAGATGTGTTCCGTCTGTACTACACCTCGGAGTGTGAGGATCAGCAGACGATAGATGTCTATTTCGAGGACAATCACGATCAGCTCTATCAGCTTACATTCACTTTCAATAACGAGGTGAAGGAGGAAGAGGATACCACAGAAGGTAACACGATTACTCCCATAGGAACTATCGTCTCTCCAATCAACATCAATCCTTAA
- the erm(G) gene encoding 23S rRNA (adenine(2058)-N(6))-methyltransferase Erm(G): MNKVNIKDSQNFITSKYHIEKIMNCISLDEKDNIFEIGAGKGHFTAELVKRCNFVTAIEIDSKLCEVTRNKLLNYPNYQIVNDDILKFTFPSHNPYKIFGNIPYNISTNIIRKIVFESSATISYLIVEYGFAKSLLDTNRSLALLLMAEVDISILAKIPRYYFHPKPKVDSVLIVLKRKPAKMAFKERKKYETFVMKWVNKEYEKLFTKNQFNKALKYARIYDINNISFEQFVSLFNSYKIFNG; this comes from the coding sequence ATGAACAAAGTAAATATAAAAGATAGTCAAAATTTTATTACTTCAAAATATCACATAGAAAAAATAATGAATTGCATAAGTTTAGATGAAAAAGATAACATCTTTGAAATAGGTGCAGGGAAAGGTCATTTTACTGCTGAATTGGTAAAGAGATGTAATTTTGTTACGGCGATAGAAATTGATTCTAAATTATGTGAGGTAACTCGTAATAAGCTCTTAAATTATCCTAACTATCAAATAGTAAATGATGATATACTAAAATTTACATTTCCTAGCCACAATCCATATAAAATATTTGGCAACATACCTTACAACATAAGCACAAATATAATTCGAAAAATTGTTTTTGAAAGTTCAGCCACAATAAGTTATTTAATAGTGGAATATGGTTTTGCTAAAAGTTTATTAGATACAAACAGATCACTAGCATTGCTGTTAATGGCAGAGGTAGATATTTCTATATTAGCAAAAATTCCCAGGTATTATTTCCATCCAAAACCTAAAGTGGATAGCGTATTAATTGTATTAAAAAGAAAGCCAGCAAAAATGGCATTTAAAGAGAGAAAAAAATATGAAACTTTTGTAATGAAATGGGTTAACAAAGAGTATGAAAAACTGTTTACAAAAAATCAATTTAATAAAGCTTTAAAATATGCGAGAATATATGATATAAACAATATTAGTTTCGAACAATTTGTATCGCTATTTAATAGTTATAAAATATTTAACGGCTAA
- a CDS encoding class I SAM-dependent methyltransferase has protein sequence MKENKYDDNIFFQKYSQMSRSQQGLAGAGEWETLRKLLPDFKDKRVLDLGCGYGWHCIYAMEHGASSVVGVDISHKMLEVAKEKTHFPQVEYKCCAIEDVEFPEESFDVILSSLAFHYVADYEILVKKIYRILKSGGNLVFTVEHPVFTAYGTQDWHYNEKGEILHFPVDNYYYEGKRTAVFLGEKVTKYHRTLTTYLNTLLSNGFIINHIVEPQPPENMMDIPGMQDEMRRPMMLIVSANKKVYR, from the coding sequence ATGAAAGAAAACAAATATGATGATAATATATTTTTTCAAAAATACAGTCAAATGAGTCGCTCACAGCAGGGACTAGCCGGTGCAGGAGAATGGGAAACATTGAGAAAGCTGCTGCCGGATTTTAAAGATAAGCGTGTGCTTGATTTAGGATGCGGCTATGGATGGCACTGTATTTATGCGATGGAACACGGAGCGTCTTCTGTTGTAGGTGTTGATATTTCTCATAAAATGCTCGAGGTAGCCAAAGAAAAAACACATTTTCCACAGGTTGAATATAAATGCTGTGCTATAGAAGATGTGGAATTCCCAGAGGAGAGTTTTGATGTAATATTAAGTTCACTTGCGTTTCACTATGTAGCAGATTATGAGATTTTAGTAAAAAAGATATATAGAATACTGAAGTCTGGTGGTAATCTAGTTTTTACGGTTGAACATCCTGTTTTTACTGCCTATGGAACACAAGACTGGCATTATAACGAAAAAGGAGAAATACTGCATTTTCCGGTGGATAATTATTATTATGAGGGCAAACGGACAGCTGTGTTTTTGGGAGAAAAGGTTACAAAATATCATAGAACACTGACCACATATCTAAATACACTGCTTTCAAATGGTTTTATAATAAATCATATTGTGGAGCCGCAGCCGCCGGAAAACATGATGGATATTCCGGGGATGCAGGATGAAATGCGCCGTCCCATGATGCTGATTGTATCGGCGAAC
- a CDS encoding UpxY family transcription antiterminator, with product MVNVLDKDKILWYVMRVYKNENTAEDRLSNETYGLEYFIPKQKVLRTVKGKKVFFMVPVIHSLVFVHASHQKIVDFKHNYYYDLQFVTWKSGGELVYLTVPDEDMTNFIKVCKQADEEVHFYKISEINKEKDKPQIRNL from the coding sequence ATGGTGAATGTATTGGACAAGGATAAGATACTGTGGTATGTCATGCGGGTCTACAAGAACGAGAATACTGCCGAAGATCGGCTCTCTAATGAAACGTATGGCTTAGAGTATTTCATACCCAAGCAGAAAGTCCTTCGCACTGTCAAGGGCAAGAAAGTCTTTTTCATGGTACCCGTCATCCATAGTCTGGTGTTTGTGCATGCAAGTCATCAGAAGATTGTTGATTTCAAACACAATTATTATTACGACCTACAGTTTGTCACATGGAAAAGTGGCGGAGAACTTGTCTATCTGACTGTACCTGATGAAGACATGACCAACTTCATCAAGGTGTGCAAGCAGGCAGATGAAGAGGTACACTTCTACAAAATCAGCGAAATCAACAAGGAAAAAGATAAACCTCAAATCCGCAACCTATAG
- a CDS encoding conjugal transfer protein TraO has product MKKYLFLFVAVVSLALSSGQAYAQRYLPKMMGVELRGGFVNGSKSPLNYYTGIAMSGYTKKANRWVVGAEYLLKNYDYRGTSIPRAQFTAEGGYYLKFLSDPTKTFFLSIGGSALAGYETVNWGDKMLYDGSTLLAKDAFIYGGAITLELESYITDRIVLLANVRERVLWGGSLGKFSTQFGLGVKFIIN; this is encoded by the coding sequence ATGAAGAAGTATCTGTTTCTATTTGTTGCAGTCGTATCGCTTGCCCTGTCATCGGGGCAGGCATACGCCCAGCGTTATCTCCCGAAGATGATGGGTGTGGAACTCAGAGGCGGCTTTGTAAACGGCTCTAAATCTCCGCTCAACTACTACACGGGAATAGCGATGTCGGGATATACCAAGAAGGCAAACCGCTGGGTGGTGGGTGCAGAGTATCTGCTCAAGAACTACGACTATCGCGGCACATCTATTCCGCGTGCCCAGTTCACAGCCGAGGGCGGTTACTACCTGAAGTTCTTGTCCGATCCTACAAAGACCTTCTTCCTCTCCATCGGCGGTTCTGCATTGGCAGGCTACGAAACGGTGAATTGGGGTGACAAGATGCTCTATGACGGCTCTACGCTGCTTGCCAAGGATGCCTTCATCTATGGCGGTGCCATTACCCTTGAATTGGAGAGTTATATAACAGACCGTATTGTACTGCTTGCAAATGTGCGTGAGCGTGTCCTTTGGGGAGGCTCACTCGGCAAGTTCAGCACTCAGTTCGGTTTAGGTGTCAAGTTTATTATCAATTAA
- a CDS encoding lysozyme family protein — protein MPKEISAELFDKAVALIKEFEGWHDPKTTPGYVGYGHQLQKGERFPKTLTRQRADLLLRTDLLRHLRLYARYGRDAYLLATLSYQIGPAKLLGNGRYPKASLLTRLERGDRDILPLYLSYCKWRGKAVASIRKRRWVEYQLLYAER, from the coding sequence ATGCCAAAGGAGATTTCTGCGGAACTGTTCGATAAGGCGGTAGCACTCATCAAGGAGTTTGAGGGGTGGCACGACCCAAAGACCACACCGGGCTATGTGGGCTATGGTCACCAGCTACAGAAGGGAGAGCGTTTCCCGAAAACACTGACACGTCAGCGTGCAGATTTGCTGTTACGGACAGACCTCCTCCGGCACCTGCGCCTATATGCCCGTTATGGCAGGGATGCTTATCTGCTTGCCACCCTCTCGTACCAGATTGGACCAGCCAAGTTGTTAGGCAATGGACGATACCCGAAAGCGTCCCTGCTCACCCGATTGGAACGTGGCGACAGGGACATCCTGCCACTCTATCTGAGCTATTGCAAATGGAGGGGAAAAGCAGTGGCATCCATTAGGAAACGGAGGTGGGTGGAATATCAGCTGTTGTATGCCGAGCGGTGA